From Sulfolobales archaeon, one genomic window encodes:
- a CDS encoding ABC transporter ATP-binding protein, whose amino-acid sequence MAPLLEVRNLKTYFFTLRGAVRAVDGVSFTLEKGETIGIVGESGSGKSTLGFSLLRLVPPPGRIVDGSILLDGVDILKLPEETMRKEIRWKRISMVFQSALNALNPVKRIGDQIADAIMAHEDVSKKEALQRAAELLKAVGIDPSRVNNYPHEFSGGMRQRAVIAMALALQPDIVIADEPTTALDVVVQAQILNLFKRLRKERNMSIILITHDLSLVAEIADKVAIMYAGKIVELGPSEKIYTNPAHPYTRGLMASIPRIGGTKELSWIPGFPPDLRSPPPGCRFHPRCPFAMDICRREEPPYFQIDKDHISACWLHKEGVTPIKQ is encoded by the coding sequence ATGGCGCCTCTTCTAGAGGTGAGGAATCTAAAAACGTATTTTTTCACCCTTAGAGGTGCTGTTAGAGCTGTTGATGGGGTTTCATTTACACTTGAGAAGGGGGAGACGATAGGTATAGTAGGGGAGTCTGGGTCTGGAAAGTCAACACTAGGGTTCAGCCTTCTAAGACTTGTACCCCCTCCGGGAAGGATTGTGGATGGAAGCATCCTTCTAGATGGGGTTGATATACTGAAGCTACCTGAAGAGACCATGAGGAAGGAGATTAGGTGGAAGAGGATAAGCATGGTATTCCAGAGCGCGTTAAACGCCTTAAACCCTGTGAAGAGGATTGGGGATCAGATAGCCGATGCTATAATGGCTCATGAGGATGTGAGTAAGAAGGAGGCTCTGCAGAGGGCTGCGGAGCTTTTAAAAGCAGTAGGTATAGATCCAAGCAGGGTTAATAACTATCCACATGAGTTCAGCGGTGGTATGAGGCAGAGGGCTGTGATAGCTATGGCCCTAGCTCTACAGCCAGATATAGTGATAGCTGATGAGCCAACAACTGCTTTAGACGTTGTTGTCCAAGCCCAGATCCTGAATCTTTTTAAGAGGCTGAGAAAGGAGAGGAATATGAGTATAATCCTCATAACACATGATCTCTCATTGGTGGCTGAGATAGCTGATAAGGTGGCTATCATGTATGCAGGTAAGATTGTGGAGCTAGGGCCATCGGAGAAGATATATACAAATCCGGCACACCCATATACGAGAGGGCTTATGGCAAGCATACCAAGGATCGGAGGTACTAAGGAGCTCTCATGGATACCCGGCTTCCCACCAGATCTTAGGAGCCCGCCTCCTGGCTGTAGATTCCATCCTAGGTGCCCATTTGCAATGGATATATGTAGGAGGGAGGAGCCCCCGTATTTCCAGATAGATAAGGATCATATATCGGCGTGCTGGCTACATAAGGAGGGGGTTACACCTATTAAGCAGTAG
- a CDS encoding ATP-binding cassette domain-containing protein, with protein sequence MKIEEISGRDDVILAGIGVKMYFSLARSITEILARRSRVVKAVDGVNIFIERGKVTCLVGESGCGKTTLGKLIVGLYRPTEGSIYYRPSEELSKILLEEGVPYIESKGGPMFDISRVRGRALKMLRREIQIVFQDPYGSLNPRMTIKDILEEPLIIHGYKDEKERLEMVIKALEDVKLTPPEEFLNRYPFQLSGGQRQRVNIARAIILGPRLVVADEPVSMLDVSIRAEILKLMLDLKEQKNLTYVFITHDLAVANIICDYINVMYLGRIVEHGPTDEILLRPKHPYTQALIAAVPTPDPKGRWRIKEVPIIGEVPSALSIPSGCRFHPRCPYAMEICKREDPPYFEVGPKHYSACWLNKEEAGSTSKPL encoded by the coding sequence ATGAAGATAGAGGAGATAAGTGGTAGGGATGATGTGATCCTAGCTGGTATAGGGGTTAAGATGTATTTCTCACTAGCAAGATCCATAACAGAGATCCTTGCTAGAAGAAGCAGAGTTGTAAAAGCCGTAGATGGTGTCAACATATTCATTGAAAGGGGTAAGGTTACATGCCTAGTAGGAGAATCTGGGTGTGGAAAGACAACCCTTGGAAAGCTTATAGTGGGTCTCTACAGGCCTACAGAGGGCTCTATATATTATAGGCCTTCGGAGGAGCTTTCAAAGATATTGCTAGAGGAGGGAGTACCATATATAGAGAGTAAAGGCGGCCCGATGTTCGATATATCAAGGGTAAGGGGTAGGGCTCTTAAGATGTTGAGGAGGGAGATCCAGATAGTATTCCAAGACCCATACGGCTCTCTAAACCCAAGGATGACTATAAAAGATATTCTGGAAGAGCCTCTGATAATACATGGCTATAAAGATGAGAAGGAGAGGCTTGAGATGGTTATAAAGGCTCTAGAGGATGTGAAGCTAACCCCTCCAGAGGAGTTTCTAAATAGATATCCATTCCAGCTGAGCGGGGGTCAGAGGCAGAGGGTAAACATAGCTAGGGCGATAATACTGGGTCCAAGGCTTGTGGTTGCTGACGAGCCTGTCTCCATGCTTGATGTATCTATAAGGGCTGAGATACTAAAGCTAATGCTAGATCTTAAGGAGCAGAAGAATCTAACATATGTATTCATAACACACGATCTAGCTGTTGCTAACATAATATGCGACTATATAAACGTAATGTATCTAGGAAGGATCGTTGAGCACGGCCCAACAGATGAGATACTCCTAAGGCCTAAGCACCCATATACCCAAGCTCTAATCGCAGCAGTCCCAACACCAGATCCAAAGGGTAGGTGGAGGATAAAGGAGGTTCCAATAATAGGCGAGGTACCTAGTGCACTCTCAATACCGTCTGGCTGTAGATTCCATCCTAGATGCCCATATGCTATGGAAATATGTAAGAGAGAGGATCCACCGTATTTCGAGGTTGGGCCTAAGCACTACTCAGCATGTTGGCTCAACAAGGAAGAAGCGGGTTCCACCTCTAAGCCTCTATAG
- a CDS encoding RNA-binding domain-containing protein produces MRIRVEAEVRPTEDIEKVRKALSNLFNLESYRVAEVGTYKVIIGESSSITSLLKIREIIVRERIADTARRIFSRSAVDKYLSFKINKQAAYAGKLSFVEEDRESSMGPINVFIEAKDIKKLIDWLAPNTPEKIASEVPKDL; encoded by the coding sequence ATGAGGATAAGGGTTGAGGCTGAGGTAAGGCCTACGGAGGATATAGAGAAGGTTAGAAAGGCACTCTCAAACCTATTTAACCTAGAGAGCTATAGAGTTGCCGAGGTGGGCACATATAAGGTTATCATAGGGGAGTCTAGCTCTATAACATCGCTGCTAAAGATTCGAGAGATAATAGTGAGGGAGAGGATAGCTGATACAGCGAGAAGGATATTTAGTAGAAGTGCTGTTGATAAATATCTATCGTTTAAGATAAATAAGCAGGCAGCATATGCAGGGAAGCTATCCTTTGTAGAAGAAGATAGAGAGAGTAGCATGGGGCCTATAAACGTGTTCATCGAAGCCAAGGATATTAAAAAGCTAATAGACTGGCTAGCTCCAAACACACCTGAGAAGATTGCTAGCGAGGTGCCAAAGGATCTCTAG
- a CDS encoding tRNA (guanine(10)-N(2))-dimethyltransferase: MGLEIDIPPWAEVIAEGRARIIAPKKELFLRSDGIYEPAHAPVFYNPAMVFNRDIAIAFLNTYSRLFGRIESASDPMAATGVRGVRIALEVDGISGIILNDIDPQACKVMKLNILLNGISGLSRIYCEDANQLMISLSKSGIHVDYLDIDPYGSPAPYIESAIKFAGIGGVLAVTATDLGPLTGRYPSKAFRRYRARVDSSVDFRRELGLRVLIYSVVSKASEHDMALKPLLSYYADHYYRVYFSIDMGASKADHILARTGYIALCPSCGYREANQDIARGVRCPLCGSNMTLLGPAWLGSLADPELARGLASSVDRYTWLETRDRIKWLVSLLETEDRIDKPFFYRIDYLARRAKVNMPPREGLIECLRSMGYDASRTHFDDIGVKTNAGLEDINRCLKR, from the coding sequence GTGGGGCTAGAGATAGATATTCCTCCATGGGCTGAGGTGATAGCAGAGGGTAGGGCTAGGATCATAGCTCCTAAGAAAGAACTTTTTCTTAGATCAGATGGTATTTATGAGCCAGCACATGCCCCAGTCTTCTATAACCCAGCTATGGTTTTTAATAGAGACATTGCTATAGCTTTCCTAAACACATATTCAAGGCTATTCGGTAGAATAGAAAGTGCCTCAGATCCTATGGCTGCAACAGGTGTTAGGGGTGTGAGGATAGCTCTCGAGGTTGATGGGATATCTGGGATCATTCTAAACGATATAGATCCTCAGGCATGTAAGGTTATGAAATTAAATATACTTTTAAACGGGATCTCGGGTTTATCTAGAATCTATTGTGAGGATGCTAACCAGCTTATGATATCCCTCTCAAAGTCGGGGATCCATGTTGACTATCTAGACATAGATCCCTATGGATCTCCTGCCCCATATATAGAGAGTGCTATTAAGTTTGCTGGGATAGGCGGGGTTCTTGCGGTAACAGCCACAGATCTCGGTCCGCTGACTGGTAGATATCCCTCTAAGGCGTTTAGGAGGTATAGGGCTCGCGTGGATTCTAGTGTGGATTTTAGGAGGGAGCTTGGCTTAAGGGTTTTGATCTATAGTGTGGTTTCTAAGGCTTCTGAGCATGACATGGCTTTAAAGCCTTTGCTCTCATATTACGCGGATCACTATTATAGGGTTTACTTCTCAATAGATATGGGGGCTTCGAAGGCCGATCATATTCTGGCTAGGACAGGCTATATAGCATTATGTCCATCCTGTGGCTATAGAGAAGCTAATCAGGATATCGCTAGAGGGGTTAGATGCCCTCTATGTGGATCCAACATGACTCTCCTAGGCCCTGCATGGCTAGGATCCCTAGCAGATCCTGAGCTTGCTAGGGGTTTGGCAAGCTCTGTTGATAGATATACTTGGCTTGAGACGAGGGATAGGATTAAATGGCTTGTCTCCCTACTCGAGACTGAGGATCGTATTGATAAGCCTTTCTTCTATAGGATTGATTACCTTGCTAGGCGTGCTAAGGTTAATATGCCTCCTAGGGAGGGGCTGATAGAATGCCTAAGATCTATGGGCTATGATGCTAGTAGAACCCACTTCGATGATATAGGGGTTAAAACAAATGCTGGTTTAGAGGATATAAATAGGTGTTTAAAGCGATAG
- the mtnA gene encoding S-methyl-5-thioribose-1-phosphate isomerase — protein MDILMPVRFEEGKLVWLDVTRLPYEEVWHSSDDIERISQAIERLEIRGAPAIGVAAALALAVVAYKSRGSREELILSLERAAQRLSKTRPTAVNLFWAIKRIMNGVYSMAGKGYSAEEIRSFVINEALKIQKEDLEANIAIGKHGAELIDDGDVILTHCNTGSLATSGFGTALGVIRYAWMQGKRISVIATETRPLLQGARLTVWELMRDGIPVKLVTDNSVGYLMYRGMVSKVIVGADRILATGHVANKIGTYMIALAAKRHNIPFYVAAPTSTIDLETSVENLVIEERNPEEVKRVMGKLLITREDAEAINPAFDITPPDLITGIITELGIIYPPYERNIRDMVKRKTNSG, from the coding sequence ATGGATATCCTAATGCCAGTTAGATTTGAGGAGGGCAAGCTGGTATGGCTCGATGTTACTAGGCTTCCCTATGAAGAGGTATGGCATTCATCTGATGATATAGAGAGGATCTCGCAGGCTATAGAAAGGCTTGAGATCAGGGGGGCACCTGCTATAGGTGTTGCAGCGGCCCTAGCCCTCGCTGTTGTTGCATATAAGAGCAGGGGTTCTAGAGAGGAGCTTATACTTTCTCTCGAAAGAGCTGCGCAGAGGCTCTCGAAAACAAGGCCTACTGCTGTTAACCTCTTCTGGGCTATTAAGAGGATTATGAATGGCGTTTATAGCATGGCTGGTAAGGGTTATAGTGCTGAGGAGATAAGATCCTTTGTGATTAATGAGGCCCTCAAGATCCAGAAGGAGGATCTAGAGGCTAATATTGCGATAGGAAAGCATGGCGCCGAGCTTATAGATGATGGAGACGTAATACTAACCCACTGCAACACAGGATCCCTTGCAACCTCCGGCTTCGGAACCGCTTTAGGGGTTATAAGGTATGCGTGGATGCAGGGCAAGAGAATCAGTGTTATAGCGACAGAGACTAGACCGCTTCTCCAGGGGGCGAGGCTAACTGTTTGGGAGCTTATGAGGGATGGGATACCGGTGAAGCTGGTTACAGATAACTCCGTGGGTTATCTCATGTATAGGGGGATGGTCTCAAAGGTTATAGTTGGGGCTGATAGGATCCTAGCTACAGGTCATGTAGCGAATAAGATAGGTACATATATGATAGCTCTAGCAGCTAAGAGACATAATATACCCTTCTATGTTGCTGCACCAACATCAACAATAGATCTTGAAACAAGTGTTGAAAACCTGGTTATAGAAGAGAGGAATCCTGAGGAGGTTAAGAGGGTAATGGGTAAGCTCCTCATAACAAGGGAAGATGCAGAAGCGATAAACCCCGCCTTTGATATAACACCTCCAGACCTCATCACAGGGATTATAACTGAGCTAGGCATCATATACCCACCATATGAGAGGAACATTAGGGATATGGTTAAGAGGAAAACAAATAGCGGCTAA
- a CDS encoding vitamin K epoxide reductase family protein, which produces MKGTVLLIPSLVGLIAAVISIVDTSGGSSVCDINSYISCTRVALSSYSRFMGISLSIWAIAYFILTATLAMVYITSRLSSILKMLWGLSIAAIPIIAVLIYIEIAIIRSLCIYCTVMHISIASLAYISTAEIIKTRSLRKP; this is translated from the coding sequence TTGAAGGGAACGGTGCTCCTGATCCCATCGCTTGTGGGCCTCATAGCTGCGGTTATATCGATAGTAGATACCTCTGGGGGTAGCAGTGTTTGTGATATAAATAGCTATATATCCTGTACAAGGGTTGCCCTTTCAAGTTATTCTAGATTCATGGGTATAAGCCTCTCGATATGGGCTATTGCATATTTCATATTAACGGCAACCCTAGCTATGGTATATATAACGAGCAGGTTATCATCTATCCTTAAGATGCTCTGGGGCTTGTCGATAGCAGCTATCCCAATAATAGCTGTCCTCATATACATCGAGATCGCAATTATAAGATCTTTATGTATATACTGCACAGTAATGCATATATCGATAGCATCGCTAGCCTATATATCAACGGCAGAGATTATAAAGACGAGATCGCTTCGAAAGCCATAG